A DNA window from Pseudomonas wuhanensis contains the following coding sequences:
- a CDS encoding TIGR02285 family protein: MKTGPFKLKRLLSSAIDYVGVGRVLAVLGLLAGLMSPALAQPKEHLLWLLRDLPPVTIFEGPKKGQGVIDQLMPLLIAGMPQYEHTLMRVNRARGMQMLHEKSFTCDPSLIWSEEREQWIAFSIPAFRAVSNGLVIRREDRSVLEPFLIGDEVDLAALLASRREKVGVVAERRYGQFLDTLLQQAPPGVLTPHYGNNALGSLLQMQRLGRLQVVLGYWPEIRYQARQENITDEQLEFYSVKGTGKYLSGHIGCSNTPQGRQAISEINQLLRALPRERLDPLYADWLDPQRRKDYLEETRAFFERQAAQ; encoded by the coding sequence GTGAAGACGGGGCCATTTAAGCTGAAGCGCCTGCTTTCATCCGCAATCGATTACGTCGGCGTCGGGCGTGTGCTGGCGGTGCTCGGGTTGTTGGCGGGGCTGATGTCCCCGGCCCTGGCGCAACCTAAAGAGCATTTGCTCTGGCTGCTGCGCGATCTGCCGCCCGTGACGATCTTCGAAGGCCCGAAAAAAGGCCAGGGGGTTATCGATCAACTGATGCCGCTGTTGATCGCCGGCATGCCGCAATACGAACACACCCTGATGCGGGTCAATCGCGCCCGTGGCATGCAAATGCTCCATGAAAAATCTTTTACCTGCGACCCTTCGCTGATCTGGAGCGAGGAGCGCGAACAATGGATAGCCTTTTCCATTCCGGCTTTCCGGGCGGTCAGCAATGGGCTGGTGATTCGACGTGAAGATCGGTCGGTGCTGGAGCCCTTTCTCATTGGCGATGAAGTCGATTTGGCAGCACTGCTGGCCAGCCGTCGAGAGAAGGTCGGTGTGGTCGCCGAGCGCCGCTACGGTCAGTTCCTCGACACGCTGCTGCAACAGGCGCCGCCCGGCGTGCTGACGCCTCACTACGGCAACAACGCCCTCGGCAGTCTGTTGCAGATGCAGCGCCTGGGTCGTTTGCAGGTGGTCCTGGGTTACTGGCCGGAAATCCGCTATCAGGCTCGTCAGGAAAATATTACCGATGAGCAGTTGGAATTCTATTCGGTCAAAGGCACGGGCAAGTACCTGTCCGGGCACATCGGTTGCTCGAATACGCCCCAGGGGCGACAGGCAATCAGTGAAATCAATCAGCTATTGCGTGCCCTGCCCCGCGAGCGCCTGGACCCGCTGTACGCCGATTGGCTCGATCCGCAAAGACGCAAGGACTACCTGGAAGAAACCAGGGCCTTTTTCGAGCGTCAGGCCGCACAATGA
- a CDS encoding DUF3509 domain-containing protein, giving the protein MESISLLLGEALSPYQVKLTPSGAHGECLVTLKSTSGAIVVERTFNQTQLTDKRLLTDVVDGLHRDVLIAEGRLEPCVIAALRNAAQDKILASRN; this is encoded by the coding sequence ATGGAAAGTATCAGTCTATTGCTCGGTGAGGCTCTGAGCCCGTATCAGGTCAAGTTGACCCCATCGGGTGCCCATGGCGAATGCCTGGTGACATTGAAGAGTACGAGCGGCGCTATCGTCGTCGAACGGACGTTCAATCAGACCCAGTTAACCGATAAACGTCTGCTGACGGATGTCGTCGACGGGCTGCACCGCGACGTGCTGATCGCTGAGGGACGTCTGGAACCCTGTGTCATCGCGGCGTTGCGCAATGCTGCTCAGGACAAGATCCTGGCCAGCCGAAATTGA
- a CDS encoding transporter substrate-binding domain-containing protein — protein sequence MLFFRGFKPAVCWIFLLGALGFGQGVKAAQLATHESREPATVARIELDAQERQWIAEHPMVIVASAQYPLYLFKDEHGHWSGLNNDVLNRISAMTGLRFVHEESFSTDQLLERLESGAADMSTTLAMNDERKVFLDFSHAFGGAGWVLVGLAGTPALQSLEQLSKRVLVLPTRHALEGVIRRDYPAIELRSVKTYAEARALVESGEAYATIENEIGAQLYPLGRLKVGHAVEGKWEADHLAVRKGQPQLLSILNKALEAFPPVELRAMRLKWLNGIAPVHAPSAWQRITQWGCWSLFIVSLFGLLSLLWNRRLAALIKQRRDAEKDLNDQLAFQHALIDAMPDPMFVRDLEGRLIMCNKSYEERLSTRFNQVQGRQLIELDVLPKETAEQLHAEFMAQLGTRKTRFSERQLMFKDGVRDIYQWTVPFYSADGQLRGLLGGWSDIGKRTRQV from the coding sequence ATGCTGTTTTTCAGAGGGTTTAAACCAGCCGTGTGCTGGATATTTTTGCTGGGCGCCCTGGGCTTTGGGCAAGGGGTAAAGGCCGCACAATTGGCGACACATGAATCCCGGGAGCCAGCCACCGTCGCACGCATTGAGCTGGATGCTCAGGAGCGGCAATGGATCGCTGAACATCCGATGGTTATCGTCGCATCGGCGCAGTACCCGCTGTATCTGTTCAAGGATGAGCACGGTCACTGGAGCGGTTTGAACAACGATGTGCTCAACCGCATCAGCGCCATGACAGGGTTGCGGTTCGTCCATGAAGAGTCGTTTTCCACCGACCAACTTCTGGAGCGGCTGGAAAGCGGTGCGGCGGACATGAGCACGACGCTGGCAATGAATGACGAGCGCAAGGTGTTTCTGGATTTCAGCCATGCGTTCGGCGGGGCGGGCTGGGTGCTCGTGGGACTGGCAGGTACGCCAGCGTTACAGTCGCTGGAACAGCTTTCGAAAAGAGTCCTGGTGCTACCGACCCGGCACGCCCTGGAGGGTGTAATTCGTCGGGACTACCCGGCGATCGAGCTGCGCTCGGTCAAAACCTACGCTGAAGCTCGGGCACTGGTGGAAAGTGGCGAGGCCTACGCCACCATTGAAAACGAAATCGGAGCGCAGCTCTATCCCTTGGGCCGGCTCAAGGTAGGGCATGCGGTCGAAGGCAAATGGGAGGCTGATCATTTGGCAGTCCGCAAAGGACAGCCGCAGTTATTGAGCATCCTCAACAAGGCGCTCGAGGCATTTCCCCCCGTCGAGTTACGCGCCATGCGCCTGAAGTGGTTGAACGGAATTGCGCCGGTACACGCGCCTTCGGCCTGGCAGCGTATAACCCAGTGGGGCTGTTGGAGCCTATTCATCGTTAGCCTGTTCGGCCTGCTTTCATTGCTTTGGAACCGTCGGCTCGCTGCACTGATCAAGCAACGTCGGGACGCCGAGAAAGACCTCAATGACCAGCTCGCATTCCAGCACGCCTTGATAGACGCCATGCCCGATCCGATGTTCGTGCGTGATCTGGAAGGGCGTTTGATCATGTGCAACAAAAGTTATGAGGAGCGCTTGTCGACCCGTTTCAACCAGGTTCAGGGGCGACAATTGATCGAACTCGATGTCTTGCCCAAAGAGACCGCCGAACAGCTGCACGCCGAGTTCATGGCCCAGCTCGGTACTCGCAAGACTCGCTTCAGCGAACGTCAGTTGATGTTCAAGGACGGCGTCAGGGATATCTACCAGTGGACGGTGCCGTTCTACAGTGCTGACGGTCAATTGCGGGGACTGCTGGGCGGATGGAGCGATATCGGCAAGCGTACAAGGCAGGTATGA
- the thrC gene encoding threonine synthase: MRYISTRGQAPALNFEDVLLAGLATDGGLYVPENLPRFTQEEIASWAGLPYHELAFRVMRPFVTGSIPDADFKKILEETYGVFSHNAVAPLRQLNSNEWVLELFHGPTLAFKDFALQLLGRLLDYVLEKRGERVVIVGATSGDTGSAAIEGCKHCENVDIFILHPHNRVSEVQRRQMTTIFGENIHNIAIEGNFDDCQEMVKASFADQSFLKGTRLVAVNSINWARIMAQIVYYFHAALQLGGPARSVSFSVPTGNFGDIFAGYLARNMGLPINQLIVATNRNDILHRFMSGNQYVKETLHATLSPSMDIMVSSNFERLLFDLHGRNGAAIAGLMDTFKQGGGFSVEQERWTEARKLFDSLAVDDAQTCETIAEVFEQTGELLDPHTAIGVKAARECRRSLDIPMVILGTAHPVKFPEAVEKAGVGKALELPAHLSDLFERDERCTVLPNDLKAVQAFVSQHGNRGKPL; the protein is encoded by the coding sequence ATGCGTTATATCAGTACCCGCGGCCAGGCACCGGCCCTGAATTTCGAAGACGTCCTGCTGGCCGGTCTCGCCACCGACGGTGGTCTGTACGTCCCGGAAAACCTGCCACGTTTCACCCAGGAAGAAATCGCTTCCTGGGCCGGCCTGCCATATCACGAGCTGGCCTTCCGGGTGATGCGTCCGTTCGTCACCGGTAGCATCCCCGATGCCGATTTCAAAAAGATTCTTGAAGAAACCTATGGCGTGTTTTCCCACAACGCCGTGGCGCCGTTGCGTCAGCTGAACAGCAACGAATGGGTGCTGGAGCTGTTCCACGGCCCGACCCTGGCATTCAAGGACTTCGCCCTGCAACTGCTGGGTCGTCTGCTCGACTACGTGCTGGAAAAGCGTGGCGAGCGTGTGGTGATCGTCGGCGCTACCTCCGGCGACACCGGTTCGGCGGCGATCGAAGGTTGCAAGCACTGCGAAAACGTCGACATCTTCATCCTGCACCCGCACAACCGTGTGTCCGAAGTGCAGCGTCGCCAGATGACCACCATCTTCGGCGAGAACATCCATAACATCGCCATCGAAGGCAACTTCGATGACTGCCAGGAAATGGTCAAGGCCAGCTTCGCCGACCAGAGCTTCCTCAAGGGCACGCGCCTGGTGGCGGTGAACTCGATCAACTGGGCGCGGATCATGGCCCAGATCGTTTACTACTTCCACGCAGCCCTGCAGTTGGGCGGCCCGGCGCGTTCGGTATCGTTCTCGGTGCCGACCGGCAACTTCGGCGATATCTTCGCCGGTTACCTGGCGCGCAACATGGGTTTGCCGATCAACCAGTTGATCGTCGCCACCAACCGCAACGACATCCTGCACCGCTTCATGAGCGGCAATCAGTACGTCAAGGAAACCCTGCACGCCACGCTGTCGCCGTCGATGGACATCATGGTCTCGTCGAACTTCGAACGCCTGCTGTTCGACCTGCACGGTCGCAACGGCGCAGCGATTGCCGGTTTGATGGACACATTCAAGCAGGGTGGCGGTTTCAGCGTCGAACAGGAACGCTGGACCGAAGCACGCAAGCTGTTCGATTCGCTGGCGGTGGACGACGCCCAAACGTGCGAAACCATTGCCGAAGTCTTTGAGCAAACCGGTGAGCTGTTGGACCCGCACACCGCCATCGGCGTGAAGGCCGCGCGTGAATGCCGCCGCAGCCTGGACATCCCGATGGTGATCCTGGGCACCGCTCATCCGGTCAAATTCCCGGAAGCAGTGGAAAAAGCCGGTGTAGGAAAAGCGCTCGAACTACCTGCACATCTTTCTGATTTGTTTGAGCGAGATGAACGTTGCACCGTGTTGCCGAACGATCTGAAAGCCGTGCAGGCCTTTGTCAGTCAGCATGGCAACCGCGGTAAGCCATTGTAA
- a CDS encoding homoserine dehydrogenase, whose protein sequence is MKPVKVGICGLGTVGGGTFNVLQRNAEEIARRAGRGIEVAQIAMRTPKPQFQTTGIAITNDVFEVATNPEIDIVIELVGGYTVARELVLKAIENGKHVVTANKALIAVHGNEIFAKAREKGVIVAFEAAVAGGIPVIKAIREGLSANRINWVAGIINGTGNFILTEMREKGRTFEDVLAEAQALGYAEADPTFDVEGIDAAHKLTILASIAFGIPLQFDKAYTEGITKLTTADVNYAEALGYRIKHLGVARSTAAGIELRVHPTLIPADRLLANVNGVMNAVMVNGDAAGSTLFYGAGAGMEPTASSVIADLVDVVRAMTSDPENRVPHLAFQPDSLSAHPILPIEACESAYYLRIQAKDHPGVLAQVASILSERGINIESIMQKEVEEHDGLVPMILLTHRVLEQHMNDAITALEALEGVVGPVVRIRVEHLN, encoded by the coding sequence GTGAAACCGGTCAAAGTAGGCATCTGTGGGTTAGGGACCGTCGGTGGCGGTACCTTCAACGTACTTCAGCGCAACGCCGAGGAAATTGCTCGTCGTGCCGGGCGTGGAATCGAAGTGGCACAAATTGCCATGCGCACGCCAAAGCCTCAGTTCCAGACGACCGGTATTGCGATTACCAACGATGTGTTCGAAGTGGCCACGAACCCTGAGATCGACATCGTTATAGAGCTGGTGGGCGGCTACACCGTTGCCCGCGAGCTGGTACTCAAGGCCATCGAGAATGGCAAGCATGTGGTCACCGCGAACAAGGCACTGATTGCCGTTCACGGTAATGAAATTTTCGCCAAGGCTCGCGAGAAGGGCGTGATCGTTGCGTTCGAAGCGGCCGTGGCCGGCGGCATCCCGGTGATCAAGGCGATCCGTGAAGGTTTGTCCGCCAACCGCATCAACTGGGTGGCCGGGATCATCAACGGCACCGGCAACTTCATCCTCACCGAAATGCGTGAGAAGGGCCGGACCTTCGAAGACGTACTCGCCGAGGCGCAAGCCCTGGGTTACGCCGAAGCCGACCCGACCTTTGACGTCGAAGGCATCGATGCGGCCCACAAGCTGACGATCCTGGCGTCCATCGCGTTCGGCATTCCGCTGCAATTCGACAAGGCTTACACCGAAGGCATCACCAAGCTGACCACCGCTGACGTGAACTACGCCGAAGCGCTGGGCTATCGCATCAAGCACCTGGGCGTGGCGCGCAGCACCGCGGCCGGTATCGAGCTGCGTGTGCACCCGACGTTGATCCCGGCTGATCGCTTGCTCGCCAACGTCAACGGCGTGATGAACGCCGTGATGGTCAACGGTGATGCTGCCGGTTCGACCCTGTTCTACGGCGCTGGCGCCGGCATGGAACCGACCGCTTCGTCGGTGATCGCCGACCTGGTGGACGTGGTTCGCGCCATGACGTCCGACCCGGAAAACCGCGTACCGCACCTGGCCTTCCAGCCGGATTCGCTGTCGGCCCACCCGATCCTGCCGATCGAAGCCTGCGAAAGCGCTTACTACCTGCGCATTCAGGCCAAGGACCATCCGGGCGTACTGGCTCAGGTGGCGAGTATCCTGTCGGAGCGCGGCATCAACATCGAATCGATCATGCAGAAAGAAGTCGAGGAACACGACGGTCTGGTGCCAATGATCCTGCTGACGCACCGTGTGCTGGAACAGCACATGAACGACGCGATCACCGCCCTGGAAGCCTTGGAGGGCGTGGTCGGCCCAGTCGTACGGATCCGCGTCGAGCACCTGAACTAA
- the dsbC gene encoding bifunctional protein-disulfide isomerase/oxidoreductase DsbC produces the protein MRLTQIFAAAAIALVSTFAVADDAADKAIRKSLENLQLEVPVETITASPLPGLYEVKLKGSRVLYASADGQYVVQGYLFQLKDGKPVNLTEKTERLGIAKLINGIPVAETVVYPAIGETKSHITVFTDTTCPYCHKLHAEVPELNKLGIEVRYVAFPRQGLGSPGDEQLQAVWCSKDKKAAMDKMVDGKEIKAAKCENPVSKQFALGQSIGVNGTPAIVLADGQVIPGYQPAPQVAKLALGAK, from the coding sequence ATGCGTCTGACCCAGATTTTCGCCGCCGCAGCCATTGCGTTGGTCAGCACCTTTGCCGTCGCCGATGACGCGGCCGACAAAGCCATTCGTAAAAGCCTGGAAAACCTCCAGCTCGAGGTGCCGGTCGAAACCATCACTGCCAGCCCGCTGCCAGGCCTGTACGAAGTCAAACTCAAGGGCAGCCGCGTGCTTTACGCCAGTGCCGACGGCCAATACGTCGTGCAGGGCTACCTGTTCCAGCTCAAGGACGGTAAACCGGTCAACCTGACCGAGAAGACCGAACGCCTGGGCATTGCCAAACTGATCAATGGCATTCCAGTGGCTGAAACCGTGGTCTACCCGGCCATCGGCGAAACCAAGTCGCACATCACTGTCTTCACTGACACCACCTGCCCGTACTGCCACAAGCTGCACGCCGAAGTGCCGGAGCTGAACAAACTGGGTATCGAAGTGCGTTATGTTGCATTCCCGCGCCAGGGCCTGGGCTCGCCGGGTGACGAACAACTGCAAGCCGTGTGGTGCTCCAAGGACAAGAAAGCGGCCATGGACAAAATGGTCGATGGCAAGGAAATCAAGGCCGCCAAGTGCGAGAACCCGGTTTCCAAACAGTTCGCCCTCGGTCAGTCGATCGGCGTGAACGGTACACCGGCCATCGTTTTGGCCGACGGTCAGGTCATTCCGGGCTACCAGCCTGCGCCACAAGTCGCCAAACTGGCATTGGGCGCGAAATAG
- the xerD gene encoding site-specific tyrosine recombinase XerD, with protein MPAIDHPLIDQFLDALWLEKGLSDNTRDAYRSDLALFNGWLQEKGLELINAGRELILDHLAWRLEQNYKPRSTARFLSGVRGFYRYLLREKLIAVDPTLRVDMPQLGRPLPKSLSEADVEALLAAPDLSEAIGQRDRAMLEVLYACGLRVTELISLTLEQVNLRQGVLRVMGKGSKERLVPMGEEAIVWVERYMRDARGELLGGRPSDVLFPSLRGEQMTRQTFWHRIKHQAKVAGIGKSLSPHTLRHAFATHLLNHGADLRVVQMLLGHSDLSTTQIYTHVARARLQDLHAKHHPRG; from the coding sequence ATGCCTGCCATCGATCATCCCCTGATAGACCAGTTCCTCGACGCCCTGTGGCTGGAAAAAGGCCTTTCCGATAACACCCGCGATGCCTATCGCAGTGACCTGGCCTTGTTTAACGGCTGGTTGCAGGAGAAAGGCCTGGAGCTGATCAACGCCGGTCGTGAGTTGATTCTTGATCACTTGGCCTGGCGCCTGGAGCAAAACTACAAGCCCCGTTCTACGGCACGGTTTCTTTCCGGTGTGCGTGGCTTTTATCGCTATTTGCTGCGGGAAAAGCTGATCGCTGTCGATCCGACCTTGCGCGTCGATATGCCGCAACTGGGTAGGCCGTTGCCTAAATCCTTGTCGGAAGCCGATGTGGAAGCGCTACTGGCCGCGCCGGACCTGAGCGAGGCCATCGGTCAGCGTGATCGCGCCATGCTTGAGGTGCTTTATGCGTGTGGCTTGCGGGTCACGGAGCTGATCAGCCTGACGCTGGAACAGGTCAACCTGCGCCAAGGCGTGCTGCGGGTGATGGGCAAGGGCAGCAAGGAGCGGCTGGTGCCGATGGGGGAGGAGGCGATTGTCTGGGTCGAGCGTTACATGCGCGATGCCCGTGGCGAGCTGCTGGGCGGGCGTCCCAGCGATGTGCTGTTCCCCAGCCTTCGCGGCGAACAGATGACCCGCCAGACCTTCTGGCATCGCATCAAGCACCAGGCCAAGGTCGCCGGGATCGGCAAGTCGCTGTCGCCGCACACCCTGCGTCATGCCTTTGCCACGCACTTGCTCAACCACGGTGCCGACCTTCGAGTGGTGCAAATGCTGCTCGGCCACAGCGATCTCTCGACCACCCAGATCTATACCCACGTCGCCCGGGCGCGTTTGCAGGATCTGCATGCCAAGCATCATCCCAGAGGCTAG
- a CDS encoding glycine zipper 2TM domain-containing protein — protein sequence MNKSLLVGAVLGAVGVTAGGAVATYKLVKSGPEYAQVLAVEPVKTQIKTPREVCKDVTVTRQAPVKDQHQIAGTVVGALAGGLLGNQIGGGTGKKIATVAGAVGGGYAGNKVQEGMQERDTYTTTQTRCNTVNDISDKVVGYDVRYSLDGKEGKVRMDRDPGNQIPVDKEGKLILGQNEPAQQ from the coding sequence GTGAACAAGTCGTTGCTGGTTGGTGCGGTATTGGGTGCTGTCGGTGTCACTGCCGGGGGTGCTGTTGCCACCTACAAGCTAGTTAAAAGCGGCCCTGAGTATGCGCAAGTGTTGGCCGTTGAACCGGTCAAGACACAAATCAAGACTCCACGTGAAGTGTGCAAGGACGTTACGGTTACCCGGCAAGCGCCGGTAAAAGATCAACATCAGATCGCCGGTACGGTGGTCGGCGCGCTGGCGGGTGGCCTGTTGGGCAACCAGATCGGCGGCGGTACAGGCAAGAAAATCGCCACAGTGGCCGGTGCGGTCGGCGGTGGTTATGCGGGTAACAAGGTGCAGGAAGGCATGCAGGAGCGTGATACCTACACCACCACTCAAACCCGCTGTAACACTGTGAATGACATCAGCGACAAGGTTGTAGGCTACGACGTTCGTTATTCACTGGATGGCAAGGAAGGCAAAGTGCGGATGGATCGCGATCCGGGCAACCAGATTCCGGTCGACAAGGAAGGCAAGTTGATCCTGGGGCAGAACGAGCCGGCTCAACAATAA
- the secF gene encoding protein translocase subunit SecF gives MLRTINFMGVRNVAFGVTLFLTVLALFSVATKGMNWGLDFTGGTLIELTYERPADVTKVREQLVTSGYHEAIVQSFGATTDLLVRMPGEDPQLGHQVAEALQKVGGDNPAVVKRVEFVGPQVGEELRDQGGLGMLMALGGILIYLAFRFQWKFAVGAIVSLIHDVIVTIGILSFFQITFDLTVLAAVLAIIGYSLNDTIVVFDRVRENFRVLRKASLIENINISTTQTLLRTMATSISTLLAIAALLFFGGDNLFGFSIALFIGVLAGTYSSIYIANVVLIWLNLSSEDLIPAAVAETEVDDRP, from the coding sequence ATGTTACGTACAATCAACTTCATGGGCGTTCGCAACGTTGCGTTCGGCGTCACATTGTTCCTTACGGTTCTGGCTCTGTTCAGTGTCGCCACCAAGGGCATGAACTGGGGGCTGGACTTCACCGGCGGTACGCTCATCGAGCTGACCTACGAGCGTCCGGCTGACGTCACCAAGGTGCGTGAGCAGCTGGTTACGTCGGGTTATCACGAGGCGATCGTTCAGAGCTTCGGTGCGACTACCGATTTGCTGGTGCGTATGCCAGGTGAAGACCCGCAGCTGGGTCACCAGGTGGCCGAGGCCTTGCAGAAGGTCGGTGGCGACAACCCGGCGGTGGTCAAGCGCGTCGAATTCGTCGGCCCTCAGGTCGGTGAAGAACTGCGCGACCAGGGCGGCCTCGGCATGCTGATGGCGCTGGGCGGCATTTTGATCTACCTGGCTTTCCGCTTTCAGTGGAAGTTTGCGGTCGGTGCGATCGTTTCGCTGATCCACGACGTGATCGTGACCATCGGCATCCTGTCGTTCTTCCAGATCACCTTCGACCTGACGGTACTGGCGGCGGTGCTGGCGATCATCGGTTACTCGCTCAACGACACCATCGTGGTATTCGACCGGGTTCGTGAGAACTTCCGGGTGCTGCGCAAGGCCAGCCTGATCGAGAACATCAACATCTCGACCACGCAAACCCTGCTGCGGACCATGGCGACGTCGATCTCCACTTTGCTGGCGATCGCGGCCCTGTTGTTCTTCGGTGGCGACAACCTGTTCGGCTTCTCCATTGCCCTGTTCATCGGTGTTCTGGCAGGTACTTACTCGTCGATCTACATCGCGAACGTGGTGCTGATCTGGCTGAACCTGAGCAGCGAGGACCTGATTCCTGCTGCGGTGGCCGAGACGGAAGTCGACGACCGTCCATAA
- the secD gene encoding protein translocase subunit SecD produces the protein MLNKYPLWKYILILAVLAIGLIYSAPNLYPDDPAIQVSGASTALQVTQADLDRVSTALKESGINVKAATLAAGGKGGLIRLTKAGDQLPAKDVVRKALGDDYVVALNLAQTTPQWLRNLGAHPMKLGLDLSGGVHFLLEVDMDKALDARLKVYEGDVKSLLRKERLRYRSLPQLGGAIQLGFTDEAAREEARALIRKNFNDFDIVPADLNGQPVLRLAMTPAKLAEIREYSIKQNLTTVRNRVNELGVAEPIVQRQGANRIVVELPGVQDTAEAKRILGKTANLEFRLAAEPGASKATSESFEFREGNRPPALIERGLIITGDQVTDAKAGFGEQGTPEVNIRLDGHGGELMSRATRNNVGRSMAVIFIEQRPVTTYVKQVVNGVEKDVPVQTFKEEKKIISLATIQSPLGAQFRITGLNGQGESSELALLLRAGGLAAPMYFAEERTIGPSLGADNITKGIDASLWGMLFVSLFIMAIYRFFGLIATVALTVNMVMLLALMSLLGATLTLPGIAGIVLTMGMAVDANVLIFSRIREEIAAGMTVQRAINEGFGRAFTAILDANLTTLLVGGILFAMGTGPVKGFAVTMSLGIFTSMFTAIMVTRAMVNLIFGGRDFKKLWI, from the coding sequence ATGCTGAACAAATACCCTCTGTGGAAATACATTCTGATCCTGGCGGTGCTGGCGATCGGTCTGATTTATTCCGCTCCCAATCTATACCCTGATGACCCGGCCATTCAGGTCAGCGGTGCAAGCACTGCACTGCAGGTTACTCAGGCTGATCTGGATCGTGTGAGCACCGCGCTCAAGGAATCCGGGATCAACGTCAAGGCGGCCACCCTGGCTGCGGGCGGCAAGGGCGGTCTGATCCGTCTGACCAAGGCTGGAGATCAGCTGCCAGCCAAAGACGTCGTGCGCAAGGCATTGGGTGATGACTACGTCGTTGCACTGAACCTGGCACAAACCACCCCGCAATGGCTGCGCAACCTTGGCGCGCACCCGATGAAGCTGGGGCTGGACTTGTCCGGTGGTGTGCACTTCCTGCTGGAAGTGGACATGGACAAAGCCCTCGACGCACGCCTGAAAGTCTACGAAGGCGACGTCAAGAGCCTGTTGCGTAAAGAGCGTCTGCGCTATCGCAGCCTGCCGCAACTGGGCGGTGCCATTCAGCTGGGTTTCACTGATGAAGCAGCCCGTGAAGAGGCGCGTGCGCTGATTCGCAAGAACTTCAACGATTTCGACATTGTTCCGGCCGACCTCAATGGCCAACCGGTACTGCGTCTGGCGATGACCCCGGCCAAGCTGGCGGAAATCCGCGAATACTCCATCAAGCAGAACTTGACCACGGTACGTAACCGCGTCAACGAGCTGGGTGTTGCCGAACCTATCGTTCAGCGTCAAGGCGCCAACCGCATCGTGGTTGAGCTGCCGGGCGTGCAAGACACCGCAGAAGCCAAGCGTATCCTCGGCAAGACGGCCAACCTTGAGTTCCGTCTGGCGGCTGAACCTGGCGCTTCGAAAGCCACTTCCGAGTCGTTCGAGTTCCGTGAGGGCAATCGTCCTCCGGCGCTGATCGAGCGTGGCCTGATCATCACCGGTGACCAGGTGACTGACGCCAAGGCTGGCTTCGGCGAGCAAGGCACGCCAGAAGTGAACATCCGTCTGGATGGTCACGGTGGCGAGCTGATGAGTCGTGCGACTCGCAACAACGTCGGTCGCAGCATGGCGGTGATCTTCATCGAACAGCGTCCGGTCACCACTTACGTCAAGCAAGTGGTCAACGGCGTCGAGAAAGACGTACCGGTTCAGACGTTTAAAGAAGAGAAGAAGATTATCAGCCTGGCGACCATCCAGTCGCCGCTGGGTGCCCAGTTCCGCATCACTGGCCTGAACGGCCAGGGCGAATCGTCCGAACTGGCGCTGCTGCTGCGTGCCGGTGGTCTGGCGGCACCGATGTACTTCGCTGAAGAACGTACCATCGGCCCAAGCCTGGGTGCTGACAACATCACCAAAGGTATCGATGCATCGCTGTGGGGCATGCTGTTTGTCTCGCTGTTCATCATGGCCATCTACCGCTTCTTCGGCCTTATCGCCACTGTCGCGCTGACGGTGAACATGGTGATGCTGCTGGCCTTGATGTCGCTGCTGGGTGCAACGCTGACCCTGCCGGGTATCGCCGGTATCGTGTTGACCATGGGTATGGCGGTCGACGCCAACGTACTGATCTTCTCGCGGATACGTGAAGAGATTGCGGCTGGCATGACTGTGCAGCGGGCAATCAACGAAGGCTTCGGCCGGGCATTCACCGCGATTCTCGACGCCAACCTGACAACCTTGTTGGTCGGCGGGATTCTCTTTGCCATGGGCACCGGCCCGGTCAAAGGCTTCGCAGTGACCATGTCCCTCGGGATCTTTACCTCGATGTTCACGGCCATCATGGTGACCCGCGCGATGGTCAACCTGATCTTCGGCGGTCGTGACTTCAAGAAGTTGTGGATTTAA
- the yajC gene encoding preprotein translocase subunit YajC produces MSFFISNAMADAAAPAAGPMGGGFEWIFLVGFLVIFYLMIWRPQAKRAKEQKNLLGSLQKGDEVVTTGGIAGKITKVSDDFVVLEVSDTVEMKFQKGAIAATLPKGTLKAI; encoded by the coding sequence ATGAGCTTTTTTATCTCTAACGCCATGGCTGACGCCGCTGCACCTGCTGCTGGCCCAATGGGCGGCGGCTTTGAGTGGATTTTCCTGGTCGGTTTCCTGGTCATCTTCTACCTGATGATCTGGCGTCCACAGGCCAAGCGCGCCAAAGAGCAGAAGAACCTGCTGGGCAGCCTGCAAAAAGGTGACGAAGTTGTGACCACCGGTGGTATCGCCGGCAAGATCACCAAAGTGTCCGACGACTTCGTTGTTCTGGAAGTCTCCGACACCGTCGAAATGAAATTCCAGAAAGGCGCCATCGCCGCCACGCTGCCAAAAGGCACGCTCAAAGCGATCTAA